GCCAATTATTTGCATCATCTTCTTTTAAAGCAAGATCCGCTTCTCTTTTTAACTTATATAAGAAATTGTAATCAAAATCTTTAATTAATCCTTCAGGCAATATAAAAACATCCTCGCCCGCTATCTTGCCTCTAAACATTTTTTGAATTTTCTTATCTCCATTAAGAAGATCTAAATAACAATCATGACATATGGAATATGTATTTTCATAGTTGAAATTATCAAGGATTTGAGACGTATTCTTAGTTGTTATTTCAAATAGCTTGTTTATCCCTTTTCTATCAAAATTTTTTATATAATCTTCGGTTTTAACATCATCTTTTTCTTTATGGCATATATAGCACACCTTTTTACTTTGTAAAGAAGGAGTGCAGCTTTCGTTTTCAATATTTTTATCTAACTTTACCAGCTTTATATATTCAGGATATTCAGATAAGACAACACGTTGCCCATCTTCCTGTAGGACTACAGGTACAACTAATAGAAACCGGTTTTTTTTGTTTTTTTCTCCAATTCCTATTCTAATAAATTGTTCAGGAGATACAACTTTATCACCATCTTCAGTGGACTTTGATAATGTTATTTTAGCTTTATTTGTATTTTCAGTAAGACCTTTAATCAAATAATTATCTGGCAATAAAAACATCTTATAATTTATGTTGCCAGCACCTTTCTTTTTACTTAAAGTGACTAACCCACTATCCTCCATCTTTTTAATAATCAAAGCCATTTTTCCATCCTGCATACCGTATTTACAAAGCATATTATATAAATCACTTATGGTACTTGTTAAAAGATAAGATAAAGATTCAGCATCCCTACTAAGGTAATACTGAAAGCCGCTGCCTGAATTGTTTCCAAAATATAATAATTGCTCTGTGGTATTCTCCTTCACAGGTTCTCCTGATTCAAAATAAATTTTTTTATGTTTAATATCAAATACCATATATACTACATATCCTTGTTCATCATTTTTTATTCTAGGCAATTCTTCTATAAGGCATTCGATATCGTCTGATCTATATTTACCTAAAGTTGCAGTAATAGCAGTTAGATTCATCTTATTACCTCATTCCATTAACATAATTTAATACATACTGGTCTTTAAATTAGTCAAATGCATCATTTTAACTTTTATTTTATCAAATGTTATGGACATGATGTGGTACTTTATTTATAAAAAGAATTTAAAATCAGCAGATCATCACCAGTTATTATATAATTTGCATTTACATAAACAGCTTCATTAAGTATAATGTTATCCTTTTTGTCTCTACAATCTGTTATCTTATCGTATATAACAAGCATTATTGTCTTTATCGCTTCTTATGCACCAAGTTTTACGCATATTTTTTCTCTCTTGATCCGAAAGCGGCACAATATCACCACCACAAGCTTTAATAATTTAATTCTATCATTTTCCAGTAAAATAATCAATTAATCTTCAATTCCATTCTTCTATTTTTTGTCGTCATGCCTAAACTTTCGTAAAACTTAATAGCATCGCTATTAAATTCCCATACAGTTAATTCAAGTGTATCATAAGCTGATTTTTTTACATAATCAACAATATGTCTAAAAAGCTTTCTCCCCACACCTTTTCTTCTATGAGTGGAACTAACACATAAATCATCTATATAGACAAATTTTCTCTCTATTGATGAAATGTATAAAAAGCAGCAAGAATAACTCGCCAAAGATCCTGAATATAGAAAAGATTTTGAATAAAAAGTTAAATTGCGTATGCTAATATAGATGTTCACTGGTGATCAAAATCAATCAGTGGAAAGACATACACTTTTCACATACTACTCATTGTGTACCCCAGAAAATGTCCTCACTGGTCTTTATTGTACTACTCTTTCGTATACTCACTCAAAATAGTAAATGTTCAACTCCAAACAACTTCATCGATATAATTCATCAATTCATACCTTCTACTTTCATCAGTAATTAACTCTGCAATTTTAATAAGATTTACTGGTTGTAAGATTATACTTGCTATTTTAGAACCTGAAACAGGATCATTAATGTCAATCTTTTGTATAGTAGGAATATCACTTGTGGCTGGATAAAGTATTGTTGAAGTCTTATTTCCAATACCACTTACTGCATAAACCGATAACTGATATAACATCTCCCGTGGCAAATCATCATGCCATAAATCTCTATACTTGGCATCTATTAACTTTATTACCTTACCTTGCTTGACAATTGCAAAGTCTGGCCTCGGTGTTGGAGACTTTTTTAGGCGTGGGTTAAACTCTGCAACATATGTAAACATATCATGCAAGCTATACTGACATTTCACAGAAAAACCTCCGCCAAAATCTTCTAATAATCGTCCTATCAATGTTTCAAAAAATGCATTCATATCAAAAAAATATCCATTAAGGTCAATTGAACTTAAACCATCCTCTAACTGTATACCTTGTGATTCATACAAGATGTTTATTATTCTAAGTATAGAGGAATATCTTTCTGTCAGTCTATTAATACTATTCCAAGCACGATTCAAGCTAGTTCGCGTAAGAATAATATCGCATACATTTTCTTTAAGATAAGAAATCAGTCTTTGAAGGTTAAATTTTAATCTGTCATCCATTACCAGCTTCAACCCGAGTCTTAAACCAGAAAGTAAAATCTGATTAAGTATATTGTCTTCATCTCTAGCAAAGTATCTACACGGTAATGTATCCTTTATTAATCCACCTTGAGCACAAAGCTTATTCATATCAATTCTGCCTCTTGGCGATGACAAACATTCTTCTTCCTTTATATAGCTTTTTTGAAGTCCTCTTTGAATCAAATCTTCTGCCTCAACATAAAGTTCATAAATAAGCAAATCAAAAAAAGAAAAATTACCTAAGTTATGCTCTGCAGTATTAAATAACTTTAGATCTCTAAGTCCATATGCATATCTTAGAAGCTGATACAACGGTAGCCCATTTATCTTAGGATAAACATCAATCTGTAAATCCCCAAGTTTAACTCTTCCAACATATGAATTACTCTTAATTGATAGGCCACCTCTAATCTCTATAATTTCTAATATTCCCTTGCCTGTAAGAATTTTTGCTAAATTGCGAACGCCGCTATCCGCTAATTCTACACCATCCAAAACTATGCCGTCCCACTCTTTTAAACTGACTATCTTAGTCATCATGATTCCTCACTATTATTTTGATTATCTTCACTGTCATTATCTTCATCTGCTACATCATCATTGGTTGTCTCCACGCCTATGCGAATATCAGGACATGGTGATAGTAATGCTGTTACTAAATCAGAAATATCCGGTGTATCAAATAATTCATATCTAATCGTCTGATTTTTTACATCTACAATACTTCCACCTAAAATATTAGAAATCAATTCATAATCACCATAACAATATTCTTCAATAAGCGGAATAATATCTTCTTTTATAATTCTTTTAAACTTCTCATTATCTATAATGGGTTTTTCCTTCTCTAAAAAATATGAATGGCCGATTTGCAGATTGCGAGCATCTTTGCCAAGGTTCTCACATATTCTACTATTTAATTCCTTTAGCCATTCTGCAAGTGGTAAACCTTCAAATACCACACCATCAAATAGGCTATAATCTGGCATTAACTCTATAAAGCCAAAGCGTCTGCGAAGTGCAACATCTAAAAGAGCAATCGAACGATCTGCTGTATTCATCGTCCCTACAATATATACGTTGTCTGGCACTTTGAAAGATTCATTTGAAAATGGAAGTATAACCTCTTTGCCGCGCTTTCCTACTTCAATAAGTGTAATGAGTTCTCCGAAAATACGTGATATATCTCCGCGATTTATCTCATCAATAATCAAATAAAACTTTTTATCTGAATTTTCCATTGCATCTTTGCATATTCTCTTAAATATCCCATCTTTTAATTCAAATACCGTTTGATTATTTACAACCCTTGGTTTAATTCCTTCTATAAAATCTTCATATCCATATGATGGATGAAAGCAGCACATGCGAACATAACCATTTGTCGTACTGTCACCCAATATCAAAGCTTTTTCATTCTGTGAAAGTGAATCATAAGGCTTGTGAAATAGACTTCTTGCTGCAAATTCACTGCAAGCTTTTTCAGCATAGTATGTTTTCCCTGTTCCAGGAGGTCCATATAAAATGACTTGCTTCTTGCGCGCTAGTACACCTTCTATTTCTGCAACTGTACCCGTAAGAGGTTTTAATATAGGCTCAATCTTAATTTCATCAATTTCTTCACTCATCAATCTTCTAATTTCAAAGATGTTATCAATATCTCTATATTGGAAACAGGCAGTTAGTTTCCCAGTGCTAGCTTTTGGTAAATGAACAGGTTCTTTAAATATTTTTACCCATTCGACATTTCTACAATGTGAATAAGGTCTATCTTTTACATATTCATAATTCCCAATAACTTTACCTATTCCTAGTACTTTCTCACCAAGTGCTGCTACTACAACATCTCCAATTTCAATATTTCTGTAAAATTTTATTATTTCTCCAGCTTTTCTACTTGCTACATTATTGTCATATCCATAAAGTTTTTTAAGTTCCTGAGCAATATCCTCTTTAATGCTCTTACTTTCATCGTATGAAGTCAAATTACCCAGTTTTGCCCAGCCTATACCTACATATGAATTCGACTTCATATCCTCCCAATAGCTATTGCCATTATCACCTGTGCCAATCCTAAAATAATTTACAGGCGGTCCAAACAATACACACATTGAATTCATTACATAACTTGTAGGTAATCCTGTCTTTTTTATAATTTGCATTAATTGCCCAGACATCGTATAAAGTTTATCATCTTGCACTGGCTTTATATTGCAGCAAATAAGGGCATGTACTTGCCATCTTGTAGAATGAAAGGCATCTATTTTATTTGGATATAGTATATGATAGTACTTATGCACCCATCCAAGGTTTTGCATATTATATACTAATGTGTTGCTTAGTTGTTCCTGTAGCTTTATATAGTCTTCTATACTTGCATCATCTGAAAGTTTATCAATCAAATTTGCACCAGCAACTAAAGCATCTCTTATTTTTCTGCCAAGTTCAACCGCTTCATCAACAGATAAAATAGTAGGATTTTGAGGGTTACCTGTGACCCACTTGCCGTCAGAGCTTCTTTTAAACATGATAAACTTATATGAACTACCACCAGAAATGCTGCCATAACTATTAGAATTTGTTTTAAATTCATCATCGTTTTTGAATTCCAGCCAATAACTTAATCCATCTTTATTACCAATATTAAAGATAGTATCTATCAAAAGTTCACCATCTAAACTTTTTAATCTTTCAGGGCTGAATTTTTCTTTAAATATGTTATATCCCTGATTTAATTGTTCAAGAGGCAATAGTTTTTTATCTGTCAGGAGTTTGTCACAAGTCTTCTTTATTTCTTCTATCACATGATCATCCACTAAAATACCTCCATTTCAATCATATATAATTTTTTGTTACTCTCCTGAAAGGTTCCATTCCATATAATTATAGCCATCACCAAAAAGCATGGCATGACTAAAAAACTGGACTTGCGTCAATACAGTAGACACAAGCCCCACTTCATAACCCATATTTACAATTATTTAACTATCAATACACGCATAAACAACTATTTTGTGTCCTTTATAAATCATAAAGTTCATTTAAAAAATCTCTTAACATAACAATTTTTATCCATCTATAAGGATTCAAAATCAGCAGATCATCATCACCAGTTATTATATAATTTGCATTTCCATAGACAGCTTCCTCAAGTATCATGTTATCCTTTTCGTCTCTACAATCAGTTATCTTATCGTATATAGCAGGCATAATTGCTTTTAGAGAAATTAATTCAACTAATTCATCTATTTCCGCTTTAGAAATATATTTTTCAAATTTAGGTCTGTTTAACACTTCTTTTATTTCAAGCAATTGCTCTGATGACATTATAAGTATATATTCGTCGTTAATGATATCTTTTAACAAAAACCTAGCCTTTTTGCTACCTAAAAAAGCACTTATAAAAATGTTAGTATCTACAACTATTTTAATTTTTCCCATATCTCTTCCTTCTAACATCCTCTACTTCTTTTGTTATGTCACCTAAAGATATTGGGTCCGTATCAGCTCTTTCATTAATTTTATCAACTATTTCAAGCAATTTATTGTTTATTTCATTTTGCATTCTTTTATAAATTATTTTTTTTTCTGCAAATGATAAACTATCTATTAAATTCCACACTTCGTTTAAATTTGATTTCATTGTTAATCACTCCTAAAAATCTTGACATTATTCTGATTTTCATAATTTTCTCCTATCCTTTATTTATCTTAATTTTAACATTTTACTTAAATATTATCAACCAATCATGTTTCTTCTAATATAAACATCATAATTATTGTAATTAATGAAAAGGCATAAAAAAGAATTTAAAGATTTTTGTTAAATCTTCAATTCCATTCTTCTATTTCTTGTCGTCATACCCAATCCCACATAAAACTTAATAGCATCGCTGTTAAATTCCCATACAGTTAATTCTAGCGCATCATAACCAGATTTTTTTGCATAATCAACAATATGTCTAAATAGCATTCTTCCTACACCTTTTCTTCTATGATTTGAGCTAACACATAAATCATCTATATAGGCAAATTTTCTCTGTATAAGAATTGGAATATTTCTCGTAGTCATTATCTCTATAATGCTGTAAGCTATTATTTCATTATTACAATCTTCAGCGACAAAAATCTTTGTTTTATCGTCATCTAATATCTCCTTAAATCTTTCTTCTGTAAATGGATTGTCCACATCTGCATACACATCTGGCCTATTTTTAACATGTAGACTATGTACTTCTTTAACAAGAGTACTTATTGATTTATAATCATTAAATAATGCTTCTCTTATTTTTATGTTCACTAGATTTCTCACCACTTTTATTCGGTATTGTCAAAATATTCCCAAATATCAAACTATAAACAAGTTCCTTATCTACTACCTATTTTTTATTTACTTCATTATCCTTTTTCTGCTGTATTAATTTAAAAATATTTACCATAGGCAATTTTACTGGCGGATTTATTCCAGAAAGAGATGTAACAGTTAAAATATATGTCCGTGATAACTGAGAAAGTGTCGTTAAACCATTTAACTCTATCATACCTAAAAAATCCTCTTGTTTTAACTTTTGAATATTCCAAACAAATGTACCTTAAAATTCCATCCTAACTTTTTTGAAATTTTCCAAAGCTGTTCAATGGATGGATTATATTGACCACTTTCAAGTTTTGATACCATCGATTGCTTAATTTCCAATTTTTCGGCAAGCTGTTTTTGCGTCAAATCATTTTTAAGTCTAAATTCATATATTTTCATAGAAATCTCATACAATATCTCATCTAATTCAAACATTTCTTTTGTTGATTCATCAGCTAACCCATCAATTAACTTCCATGTATCTCCTAATTCAAACTTATTGTCTATAATCTCCATAATAAAATCCCTCCTCATTTTAATTGCGTTACAGAAGGCTAGTCCAGCAGATCTCTTATTTCTTGAGATGTAACCTTCAGATTGTTGATACGAGACAATTCCGCTTTGTACTACAGCCTGATTTCTCGAATACAATAGCAATTTAGAAAATCGAGTGCACCTTTAATATCAACATAATGTGCTTCATGCATTTTAATCTGTAATTCCTTAGGAAGAAACGGGCTATATTTTGACACAAAAAACTCGTGGTCCATTGTATAAGGTAACAAATCACTCAAAGACCAATCTTTCTGTCGAATCTCCTTTAATATTTCTATTAAATCAATATTGTCCAAAATAGAGATACGCCCAATACCATCAGTCTTATCTACATTAACACCATAATAGCGAATCATCCAAATTAACGTTTGAAAAATGTTGGTGCCGGTAAATGTTTCAAATAATAGTTCACCATCCATCCTCCATATTATTCTCTCATCCGGTCTTACTTTATAATGACGATAAGGCGCACGCAACTCTTCTAAAGTATAGCGACCATCATCATTAATAAAATCAAATATATAATCTGAACATAATATCTCATGCATATGTTCAGGAATTCTTCGGTGTAATCGCACACCCCCACCTGAATAATTAGGTGGATGCCCGTCCACTGCTTTCTGCACATATACCTTGCTGCGTTTAGCATCTACTTCTTTGATCGTCCACAATCGCCCAGCAAGGATAATGTTATCTCCTTCATTTACGAATGGCGTTTTTTCAATTTCCCCAATTTTTTTAATTCCATCTAATACTTCATATGAATCTTCAGTCATAAAAACAGAATAAAAATCTTTTCCTCTAAGCAGTCGTTCCCCTTCTAATCCGACAATCAACTGGCCTGTATCACTAAGTTGTTCCAAATAATCTTGCTTAACCATATGTTCAATTAACAGGCAAATATCTGTTTCCGGTAAATCATAAAATGCACCATTGCGTTTCAACAATATAATTAAATCTTCTGGTGCAGTGCCATTCATTTGGTGGCATATTGAAATAATTTGATGAAACAAAATATCATAAGGGTGCGAATAACCTTTACTCGGCTCTATCCACTTTTGTAATAATAAATCCATCACTGCAATAGATTGTAATAACCCGTACTTATCTGCTGTATATAATTGCAAATACTGATCTTTACTCTGTTTTCTGCCTGACCTTCCTAACCTTTGTTTTAAAGATGAAACAGTAAAAGTACTATCCACTTGAATAACAAAATCTATTTCTCCAATATCAATTCCTAGCTCCAATGAGCTGGTTGCTACAATACTTTTAGGCACAGCAGATTTAGCCATCATCTTCTCAACAAATTCACGTTCCGCTTTAGCAATCGAAGAATGGTGTGCGTAGTAAATCTGCCCTATTCCATCTCGTTCAGCCAAACGATTTAAAATAACTGTTGCTTCTTCAACAGCACCTCGACTATTAAAAAAAATTAAGGCAGAATGATTACGGGTCAATTCCCTGATATCTTCATAAAGTTCGATAGGATAACTCCTCATTTTCTCACTGTCAAAATGCATCAAATTATAATAAAGATCTTTGTCATTTTCTTTTGCCTCGATAATTTCAACGTTATCTGGGTCTCGGTAATTAACCCAGTTCTTAACTAACTCAAAATTATCAATTGTTGCCGATAACCCAATAATACGAGGCCGATCTTTGGTAAATTTCTCAATGCGAGACAATAATGAACGTAACTGA
This portion of the Thermoanaerobacterium sp. RBIITD genome encodes:
- a CDS encoding TM1802 family CRISPR-associated protein, with product MNLTAITATLGKYRSDDIECLIEELPRIKNDEQGYVVYMVFDIKHKKIYFESGEPVKENTTEQLLYFGNNSGSGFQYYLSRDAESLSYLLTSTISDLYNMLCKYGMQDGKMALIIKKMEDSGLVTLSKKKGAGNINYKMFLLPDNYLIKGLTENTNKAKITLSKSTEDGDKVVSPEQFIRIGIGEKNKKNRFLLVVPVVLQEDGQRVVLSEYPEYIKLVKLDKNIENESCTPSLQSKKVCYICHKEKDDVKTEDYIKNFDRKGINKLFEITTKNTSQILDNFNYENTYSICHDCYLDLLNGDKKIQKMFRGKIAGEDVFILPEGLIKDFDYNFLYKLKREADLALKEDDANNWLQNIEALASVDEIVYYSLNFVVYRTDGTSFSVLQTIEDVPTVRFKKIMELIGHNVNMMWQHIKYMSLASIYRLIPVYQDKNSNKWTGKVLSLYKALLCGEQIDMNELFSYACEGLDKGLNQLKKDEVKNYFNMGLAEYKKNYKDYADDYFIRNLIMGYLILFNVCRQLNILYLEAQWQ
- a CDS encoding GNAT family N-acetyltransferase, with amino-acid sequence MNIYISIRNLTFYSKSFLYSGSLASYSCCFLYISSIERKFVYIDDLCVSSTHRRKGVGRKLFRHIVDYVKKSAYDTLELTVWEFNSDAIKFYESLGMTTKNRRMELKIN
- a CDS encoding restriction endonuclease, whose amino-acid sequence is MTKIVSLKEWDGIVLDGVELADSGVRNLAKILTGKGILEIIEIRGGLSIKSNSYVGRVKLGDLQIDVYPKINGLPLYQLLRYAYGLRDLKLFNTAEHNLGNFSFFDLLIYELYVEAEDLIQRGLQKSYIKEEECLSSPRGRIDMNKLCAQGGLIKDTLPCRYFARDEDNILNQILLSGLRLGLKLVMDDRLKFNLQRLISYLKENVCDIILTRTSLNRAWNSINRLTERYSSILRIINILYESQGIQLEDGLSSIDLNGYFFDMNAFFETLIGRLLEDFGGGFSVKCQYSLHDMFTYVAEFNPRLKKSPTPRPDFAIVKQGKVIKLIDAKYRDLWHDDLPREMLYQLSVYAVSGIGNKTSTILYPATSDIPTIQKIDINDPVSGSKIASIILQPVNLIKIAELITDESRRYELMNYIDEVVWS
- a CDS encoding AAA family ATPase, which codes for MDDHVIEEIKKTCDKLLTDKKLLPLEQLNQGYNIFKEKFSPERLKSLDGELLIDTIFNIGNKDGLSYWLEFKNDDEFKTNSNSYGSISGGSSYKFIMFKRSSDGKWVTGNPQNPTILSVDEAVELGRKIRDALVAGANLIDKLSDDASIEDYIKLQEQLSNTLVYNMQNLGWVHKYYHILYPNKIDAFHSTRWQVHALICCNIKPVQDDKLYTMSGQLMQIIKKTGLPTSYVMNSMCVLFGPPVNYFRIGTGDNGNSYWEDMKSNSYVGIGWAKLGNLTSYDESKSIKEDIAQELKKLYGYDNNVASRKAGEIIKFYRNIEIGDVVVAALGEKVLGIGKVIGNYEYVKDRPYSHCRNVEWVKIFKEPVHLPKASTGKLTACFQYRDIDNIFEIRRLMSEEIDEIKIEPILKPLTGTVAEIEGVLARKKQVILYGPPGTGKTYYAEKACSEFAARSLFHKPYDSLSQNEKALILGDSTTNGYVRMCCFHPSYGYEDFIEGIKPRVVNNQTVFELKDGIFKRICKDAMENSDKKFYLIIDEINRGDISRIFGELITLIEVGKRGKEVILPFSNESFKVPDNVYIVGTMNTADRSIALLDVALRRRFGFIELMPDYSLFDGVVFEGLPLAEWLKELNSRICENLGKDARNLQIGHSYFLEKEKPIIDNEKFKRIIKEDIIPLIEEYCYGDYELISNILGGSIVDVKNQTIRYELFDTPDISDLVTALLSPCPDIRIGVETTNDDVADEDNDSEDNQNNSEES
- a CDS encoding putative toxin-antitoxin system toxin component, PIN family; this translates as MGKIKIVVDTNIFISAFLGSKKARFLLKDIINDEYILIMSSEQLLEIKEVLNRPKFEKYISKAEIDELVELISLKAIMPAIYDKITDCRDEKDNMILEEAVYGNANYIITGDDDLLILNPYRWIKIVMLRDFLNELYDL
- a CDS encoding GNAT family N-acetyltransferase, with protein sequence MNIKIREALFNDYKSISTLVKEVHSLHVKNRPDVYADVDNPFTEERFKEILDDDKTKIFVAEDCNNEIIAYSIIEIMTTRNIPILIQRKFAYIDDLCVSSNHRRKGVGRMLFRHIVDYAKKSGYDALELTVWEFNSDAIKFYVGLGMTTRNRRMELKI
- a CDS encoding helix-turn-helix transcriptional regulator, which gives rise to MEIIDNKFELGDTWKLIDGLADESTKEMFELDEILYEISMKIYEFRLKNDLTQKQLAEKLEIKQSMVSKLESGQYNPSIEQLWKISKKLGWNFKVHLFGIFKS
- a CDS encoding DEAD/DEAH box helicase, with translation MSQIFYMLSDTVQKKIWDMGWTRFTSIQEKAIPVIMNTQKDVVLSSATASGKTEAAFLPILSQIEETAPYTLKVLYISPLKALINDQFERIQKLCDQMYIPVHRWHGDVSQYSKKKFIDNPAGILQITPESIESLFINRTHALRLLLQYLQFIVIDEIHVFIDTERGVQLRSLLSRIEKFTKDRPRIIGLSATIDNFELVKNWVNYRDPDNVEIIEAKENDKDLYYNLMHFDSEKMRSYPIELYEDIRELTRNHSALIFFNSRGAVEEATVILNRLAERDGIGQIYYAHHSSIAKAEREFVEKMMAKSAVPKSIVATSSLELGIDIGEIDFVIQVDSTFTVSSLKQRLGRSGRKQSKDQYLQLYTADKYGLLQSIAVMDLLLQKWIEPSKGYSHPYDILFHQIISICHQMNGTAPEDLIILLKRNGAFYDLPETDICLLIEHMVKQDYLEQLSDTGQLIVGLEGERLLRGKDFYSVFMTEDSYEVLDGIKKIGEIEKTPFVNEGDNIILAGRLWTIKEVDAKRSKVYVQKAVDGHPPNYSGGGVRLHRRIPEHMHEILCSDYIFDFINDDGRYTLEELRAPYRHYKVRPDERIIWRMDGELLFETFTGTNIFQTLIWMIRYYGVNVDKTDGIGRISILDNIDLIEILKEIRQKDWSLSDLLPYTMDHEFFVSKYSPFLPKELQIKMHEAHYVDIKGALDFLNCYCIREIRL